DNA sequence from the Gopherus evgoodei ecotype Sinaloan lineage chromosome 3, rGopEvg1_v1.p, whole genome shotgun sequence genome:
TATTACAGTAATTAACTAATGGAAAGTACTAGGATATTAAGTTGTGAGGACAAAATAAGAAGACAATTGCAATGCACATCAGCTAcaaattttgatatttttctagcctggattttcattatttttaaggaCTGAGACCCTTTCTGCATAAAAGTAACAGATGAAATATCATGCATAAAAGAACCTGTTCTCTTAAAGAAAGATAACATTCAAATCTGGTCAAACAATTAAACATAGGGCAATGTCCTGACtaggctgaagtcaatggcaaaactcccattggtttcaatagggtcaggatttcaccctcactTTTAGACAATACACTGGACCCTCGCTAGACGCAGGATTTCGGATCCATGCACGGTACCACATTAAAGCAGGGACCGcattaaaatgaattgcaattaaaatacactgctacctcaatacaaagccacccaatataacacgaatttggatataacgcggtaaagcagcaatccggggggcagggctgcacgctccggtggatcaaagcaagttcaatataacacagtttcacctataacatggtaagatttttttggctcccaaggacagcgttatatcgaggtagaggtgcatTTAAATTTGGCATCTATGGCCGCAACCACGTTATATGCGAATTTGCGCTATATAGATGCATATTCTAGAGAGGATCCGGTGTAATATAGAAAGCTACCCTGGGGAAGATTCAGATTTACTATGGGTTTGACAAGGCCTCTTGCTGCAGATATAGATACGTTAGGAATAGTAATGGCTTTGCAGCAGTCACTTTATTATACAAAGCCCAATGCATGTTGCTTACTTGCACATGTGTATGCAGACATACTCCAGGTCAAGGCACTCACTTGTCCGGAATCTCTTGTCTGCCACAGACACCGCAGCTGAGCAAATTTACTTGCTGCACTGATTAACGTACacaaattctgcagaaaaggataccaaaaaaagaaaaggcaactGTTTCTAGTTCCATCTAATAAAGTATTTAGCTTAGGCCTAAAaggtatactttaaaaaaaaaaaagtaaagtagAAATacttttgacatttaaaaaaatgccttcATTGGTTGCATCCCAAACATTACAGAATCTTACTAAGAAACTATGAAACAAAGTGAAACCGACCAGAAACCAATTGGTCTAGTTTTGTGGTACAGGCTCTAAGCAAAATATAAAACGTGAACTGTAACAATTACTGCATTTGGTGACtgcaacttaaaaaacaaaagttaCTTTTAAACTATGTGTGCTCCATGGGGTAGTGGAATGTTCTCAAACTATTAATAGAGATGAGAGACAAAGCAGTACTTGGAAACTGCTCATTCACAGCTCATAAGAGTTCATTTTCAAAACACCTTCCAGAATAAATTATAAAATACAGTGGAACCCTGTTTACCTGATCTAACTGGGACTGGGGCCAGATCGGATCATCAAAAATTCAGCTAATCAGGAGAATGGACAAAGAGCTTTCTATCCATTATTTTAGGATGCAGAGTTGCTTTTAAACTAGCTGACCCCTCTGGGAAAAGCATCTTATCTACTTACAAAATACATAAACCCTTATTTCTTGTAAACAATGTTTTGTTCATTTATTAACAAGAAAACTAACATGAGTTTTTAACAAGCtgtcagcctgagccctgccagccGGGCTGAAGCATCAATTTCCCATATTCCTCTGCATGTGCTGGTGGTTATACGGAGAGCCGGATAAATGGGATTCTACTGTATATAAAAAGAACTAAAATTGTTTTTCACTGATAAATGGAGCTATGAATGGGATGACACATATATGGGGACTCTTGCAACTTAAGAGCTACCACTTACCATGGCCAGGTCTATTATCCATTTCTGTAGAGTTAGAAAGTACCATCCTCCCACAAATCTTACCTTGGGTTAAGTTTCATAATGCTTAGAATTATGTGGACACCTGAAAACTTACGAATCTTCAGGTCAGGATATTAGCTATGTTTTCCTAATCTCACTGAAAATAGAAGATACTCTTGCTCAAACAGTTTCTATAGAGAAAATATAATGCTGTAAAACAGTTTTGAGTAAAACAAAGTTAATCGGATCAGCAGTGGTCCCAGGATAGCTCTAGAAGGAAGCAGAGGTGTGAAGCATGTCAGCACTTTACTAGCAATCACTGTACCTCCCAGAGGCTAATTCGAAAGATGGAGCCCTTGTGGCAGGGTCCTGGAGACAACAGAGCGGTCCTCATACACTCCCCTTCCCGGGGGGATGTTGGAACTGAGGGCTGAATTTTCACCAATGCCTTGTCAGCTCTAGGAAATTGATTGGAATAGCTATTTAAGAATAAACTAGTCTGTAATAGCGATTGTAAAATAGCTCCCTGTGTGGACATTACTCTGGAATAAAAGTCactctattctggaataattacttCCGTCACAAACCTGGAACtttgattctgcaaacatttaggcacatgcttaactttaaacacagtGGTAGTCCTCTTGAAATCAATCAGGCTATTCATGTGAATAAagtcacatacacctctaccccgatataacgctgtcctcgggagccaaaaaatcttaccgtgttatatcgaacttgctttgaaccGCTGGAGCacgcagctccccctccccccggagcactgctttaccacattatatccgaattcgtgttatatcggggtagaggtgtacctggtTAAGGTTCAGGACCATAATTTCCAATATTTTATAGCAGTTTTGTAAAATTCAAATAAGTTGCTCTATCAGTAGCAGCATCTTAAAAATCCActgttgtaatttatttattacaaattttAATCTAATGTTGCAATAGCACAAGTCTGCAAGTTGCAGCAGGGAGAAATTAACAAGACTGTTTTACTGCTGCTATTCAAAACCCTAGGAATAGTAGTGAAATTGTCAAGAATAATGTCCAGCCTTAAAGCAGCAGCAAGTGGCAGCACTGGTTACCTACGTGTGAGGAGGAGCCAAACAACAACGAAAAATGGGAGGTGCAGGGTAGCAGAAACTCACCCATCCGCTGCCCTGCAGGATCCTGCCAGGAGACTCAGAGAGGAGCACTACAGAGCTTCcccaacagcagcagccagaagaCTTGGAGCTCTTGGCGGGGAAGATAATAAAAACCCAGGACTAAACCACCTCTCTTTCTGCCCTCCAGAAAATAGAGTGGGTGGATTTTCACATGTAGCACATACCTGCAGACTGAAGCTGTTAGGAAAGATGGAGCCCAAAGACagtatgctggtgtaaatcccagccctctccccttctgCAGCAGCAGAAATGGCAGGGTAGTCACCTTCTCAGCAGTCACGACTGCCGGTGgttcccccaccctcatttttCACGTTATCACTGGTGGGTGTCTGATAATTTTCTCAAGCCCTGCTCCAAAGCGTCCAGTGCCAAATGTAAACTCAAAGCTGTACATCTTTTCAAAGGAGCTTCTAAAAGTCACTGTGTGTATGAGCCACAGTTGACGTAATGTGTGTAAAAGAGTTACAAGAAGCTTCATATTTTCCATTGTACGTATCTGACACAAATGTAAATTATGAATTAGTCTCATTCCTCCTCAGTTGTGGGGTCAGTAAAATCAGTTATCAATGTAGTTTATGCTGGATAAAGGGTTTTACTGGGATCTAAGAAAGTTGCATGAAAATAAGAAATGCACATTAAAAGGTAGCTGAATATGGTTTTCAATGGCACTAGGAGATAAAATGCTTAGTCTTCTAAGAACTGCCAGAAGTGCCGTGTAAACAGAAACAAGTAGACATCAAAGGATACATGACTATGTAAGGCAAAGTTTGCTTCATGTTGCAACTGTAATGCAGAACAAAGAGCAGGAGAATGACATCTGAAAGAAAAGTTCAGTCATTACAGATAGGAAGTCAGCAACAAGGTAGaatataaaacaagaaaaaagtatTACCTTGTGCAATTAGGATGGGGTACTCCAGATAAGTCTCTAGGGGGTAACTGTAGTAACTCTGGTATCTTAGAAACACAAGGAAGCTAAAAGAGAACAAAATTGAACAGTTTGTTTGCCCACAGAGACTATAACAAAATAGGTTCATtgacaatttcattttaaatacctGTCTGTTGTGGGAGTGCCCAAATGCCACAAGCAGAATTCGGGTCCCATTGTGCAAACTGTACAGTCAGGTAGACAAAGTCCTAGGcctgaagatcttacagtctatTTCAATA
Encoded proteins:
- the SLC66A3 gene encoding solute carrier family 66 member 3; translation: MEALLALANWSTLLVCMVIKLPQVVAVLAARSARGVSPESLLLELSGFLVFLRYQSYYSYPLETYLEYPILIAQDVILLLFVLHYSCNMKQTLPYIVIFVGGWYFLTLQKWIIDLAMNLCTLISAASKFAQLRCLWQTRDSGQVSALTWSMSAYTCATRIVTTLMTTNDLMVLVRFIIMLVLNIWVTATILRYRKTEKTD